A genomic segment from Sorangium aterium encodes:
- the gspC gene encoding type II secretion system protein GspC yields MGIDAILKRYFPWVLGALIALAAYFQASGMGQLVVSSVAIDAPPAPPSHPTRPASFGPTASSTDHTTSAAAILSRNPFDSVTGPLDGKPVELPTVQHELPNKDPYADPSCDGARVLLITQADDPAWSFAAMTGSDGKAILRRQGDEISGQTVYYVGWDRVWLTSGSSRCQAIVGSRAVARASAAPAPAPPTTSTGAASKPPARAGKKIPPEIASKIQRVSETEFNVERSAVDHILENQGELMRSARIVPEKEGDKVVGIRLFGIRPDSLLGTLGLENGDRLSSINGFEMSDPQKALEAYARLRTADRLTVSINRKGKPMNIDFNIK; encoded by the coding sequence ATGGGCATCGACGCGATCCTGAAGCGGTATTTCCCCTGGGTGCTGGGCGCACTGATCGCGCTCGCCGCCTACTTCCAGGCGTCGGGCATGGGTCAGCTCGTGGTCTCCAGCGTCGCGATCGACGCCCCGCCGGCGCCGCCCAGCCATCCGACGCGCCCGGCGTCGTTCGGGCCGACCGCGAGCAGCACGGACCACACGACGAGCGCCGCGGCGATCCTCTCGCGCAACCCGTTCGACTCGGTGACGGGGCCGCTCGACGGCAAGCCCGTCGAGCTCCCGACCGTCCAGCACGAGCTGCCCAACAAGGACCCGTACGCGGACCCGTCCTGCGACGGCGCCCGCGTCCTCCTCATCACGCAGGCCGACGATCCCGCGTGGTCGTTCGCGGCCATGACCGGCTCGGACGGCAAGGCGATCTTGCGGCGGCAGGGGGATGAGATCAGCGGGCAGACCGTTTACTACGTGGGGTGGGATCGGGTCTGGCTGACGTCCGGCAGCTCGCGGTGCCAGGCCATCGTTGGCAGCCGCGCCGTCGCCCGCGCCAGCGCCGCGCCGGCGCCGGCGCCCCCGACGACGTCGACGGGCGCGGCCTCGAAGCCCCCCGCCCGCGCCGGCAAGAAGATCCCGCCGGAGATCGCCTCGAAGATCCAGCGCGTGAGCGAGACGGAGTTCAACGTGGAGCGCAGCGCCGTCGACCACATCCTGGAGAACCAGGGCGAGCTGATGCGCTCCGCGCGCATCGTCCCCGAGAAGGAGGGAGACAAGGTGGTGGGCATCCGTCTCTTCGGGATTCGCCCGGACTCTCTGCTGGGGACGCTCGGGCTGGAGAACGGAGATCGGCTGTCCAGCATCAACGGGTTTGAGATGAGCGATCCGCAGAAGGCCCTCGAGGCCTACGCGCGGCTCCGGACGGCGGACCGGCTCACGGTGAGCATCAACCGCAAGGGCAAGCCGATGAACATCGACTTCAACATCAAGTGA